One window from the genome of Diospyros lotus cultivar Yz01 chromosome 11, ASM1463336v1, whole genome shotgun sequence encodes:
- the LOC127813654 gene encoding uncharacterized protein LOC127813654 isoform X3 → MTFCANPANIAAAMEAEETQGGVYRVLADRFQSLEASHASLREQFNTLLKEQGERGLTEDGSSNSGEVAPFSSWSYVPGVFSPGSLHRNVLECMGHAVHVCRVASEEIIYWNRSAEKLYGYKDYEVLGRRVTDLLVHEEHYASAKKVTERLRHGQSWSGQFPFKKRSGEIFMAMVTKNPLYEEGELVGVITVSSDAAVFNKINSGKRRTFQDHVNGRPRVRGLDLKRIQWHPQPPIPSSVSNLVLMCYPFIFGSHFSSSSSSSISSLLWFVNECGTLQASKVLSRGRADNTSDASTFSKDQEVTIVDDKNTKLEKPPKMTTGKLGFNLHMGKGASDGGSSQKDESGFEFAQPSKHAARLLSKLNLGGAGNHGKEKDESLGQYGLTDTPISNKVTVQPSSSRDVKATTSYHYSTNAKSETGKAPCAARRKIPIVNGCQVPLGFEEVSSIEAFSRKCSDGSEALKAADHLNRLGYCHGAKDLELDLQNLKAVELENVVQQQQDPHQFPSLGGSICSSHGSSSSRSDNESILLVDCEIRWEDLHVRKEIGQGSYAVVYHGIWNGSDVAIKVYFGNDYSEGTLLEYRKEIDIMRRLRHPNVLLFMGAVYSQEKGKLAIVTEFLPRGSLFKTLHKNNQSLDIRRRLRMALDVARGMNYLHHRNPPIVHRDLKSSNLLVDKNWTVKVGDFGLSRLKNATFLTTKSGRGTPQWMAPEVLRNDPSNEKTSFFCA, encoded by the exons ATGACATTTTGTGCAAATCCGGCCAACATCGCTGCCGCCATGGAGGCCGAGGAGACGCAGGGCGGCGTGTATCGTGTTTTGGCGGATCGGTTTCAGAGTTTGGAGGCGAGTCACGCGAGTCTGAGAGAGCAGTTTAATACGCTGCTCAAGGAACAGGGCGAGAGGGGGCTGACCGAAGATGGGTCGTCAAACTCCGGCGAGGTGGCGCCGTTTTCCAGCTGGAGTTACGTCCCGGGAGTGTTCTCGCCGGGGAGTCTCCACCGGAACGTGTTGGAGTGCATGGGTCACGCCGTTCATGTCTGCAGAGTTGCGTCTGAAGAGATCATTTACTG GAATCGATCAGCTGAAAAACTCTATGGATATAAGGATTATGAAGTACTTGGACGAAGGGTTACAGACCTGCTTGTCCATGAAGAGCATTATGCCTCTGCAAAGAAAGTCACTGAAAGGTTGAGACATGGTCAATCATGGTCAGGTCAGTTCCCTTTCAAGAAGAGGTCCGGTGAGATATTTATGGCGATGGTGACAAAGAACCCTCTGTATGAGGAAGGTGAGCTTGTTGGTGTTATCACTGTTTCAAGTGATGCAGCTGTTTTTAATAAGATAAACTCAGGAAAACGAAGAACATTTCAAGATCATGTTAATGGCCGACCTAGAGTACGTGGATTAGACTTGAAAAGAATTCAGTGGCACCCACAGCCACCAATTCCCTCGTCTGTTTCCAATCTGGTGCTTATGTGTTACCCATTTATATTTGggtctcatttttcttcttcttcttcttcttcaatttcctcttTGTTGTGGTTTGTGAATGAGTGTGGTACACTTCAGGCCTCCAAAGTTTTGTCACGGGGACGTGCAGACAATACATCTGATGCATCCACATTTTCTAAGGACCAAGAGGTGACAATAGTGGATgacaaaaacacaaaactagAGAAGCCACCCAAAATGACA ACAGGGAAGCTTGGTTTCAATCTGCACATGGGGAAGGGCGCAAGTGATGGAGGGAGCTCTCAGAAGGATGAATCTGGATTTGAATTTGCTCAGCCCTCTAAACAT GCGGCAAGGCTATTATCAAAATTGAACCTTGGGGGGGCTGGTAACCATGGCAAAGAGAAAGATGAGAGCCTGGGACAATATGGTTTGACTGATACTCCAATAAGCAATAAAGTAACAGTCCAGCCAAGTTCTTCTAGAGATGTAAAGGCAACAACTTCATACCATTACTCCACCAACGCAAAATCTGAGACAGGGAAGGCGCCATGTGCTGCTCGAAGGAAAATTCCAATTGTAAATGGCTGCCAAGTGCCCTTAGGTTTTGAAGAAGTTTCTTCTATTGAAGCCTTTTCAAGAAAGTGCAGTGATGGTTCTGAGGCTCTCAAAGCAGCGGATCACTTAAATAGATTAGGGTATTGTCACGGTGCAAAAGACTTGGAGCTGGATTTACAGAATCTAAAAGCTGTGGAGCTTGAAAATGTGGTACAGCAACAGCAAGATCCTCATCAGTTTCCAAGCTTAGGAGGAAGCATATGTAGCAGCCATGGAAGTTCATCAAGCAGAAGTGATAATGAGTCAATTCTGCTGGTAGATTGTGAAATTCGCTGGGAAGACTTGCATGTGCGGAAGGAGATTGGGCAAG GTTCATATGCTGTTGTATACCATGGAATTTGGAATGGATCG GATGTTGCCATAAAGGTTTATTTTGGGAATGATTACAGCGAGGGAACTTTACTTGAATACAGAAAAGAG ATTGACATAATGAGAAGACTGAGGCATCCGAATGTTTTATTGTTCATGGGAGCCGTTTATTCACAGGAAAAGGGAAAGCTTGCCATTGTTACAGAGTTCTTACCCAG GGGAAGCCTTTTCAAAACACTTCACAAGAACAATCAATCATTGGACATCAGACGGCGTCTGAGGATGGCTCTCGATGTT GCGAGGGGCATGAATTATTTGCATCACAGGAACCCACCAATAGTACATAGAGACTTGAAGTCTTCAAACCTTCTTGTCGACAAAAACTGGACCGTTAAG GTTGGAGACTTTGGCTTGTCGAGGTTGAAGAATGCCACTTTCTTAACAACAAAATCTGGAAGAGGAACC CCTCAGTGGATGGCACCTGAAGTGTTGAGAAATGACCCTTCAAACGAGAA GACTTCCTTCTTCTGTGCCTGA
- the LOC127813654 gene encoding uncharacterized protein LOC127813654 isoform X1 codes for MTFCANPANIAAAMEAEETQGGVYRVLADRFQSLEASHASLREQFNTLLKEQGERGLTEDGSSNSGEVAPFSSWSYVPGVFSPGSLHRNVLECMGHAVHVCRVASEEIIYWNRSAEKLYGYKDYEVLGRRVTDLLVHEEHYASAKKVTERLRHGQSWSGQFPFKKRSGEIFMAMVTKNPLYEEGELVGVITVSSDAAVFNKINSGKRRTFQDHVNGRPRVRGLDLKRIQWHPQPPIPSSVSNLVLMCYPFIFGSHFSSSSSSSISSLLWFVNECGTLQASKVLSRGRADNTSDASTFSKDQEVTIVDDKNTKLEKPPKMTTGKLGFNLHMGKGASDGGSSQKDESGFEFAQPSKHAARLLSKLNLGGAGNHGKEKDESLGQYGLTDTPISNKVTVQPSSSRDVKATTSYHYSTNAKSETGKAPCAARRKIPIVNGCQVPLGFEEVSSIEAFSRKCSDGSEALKAADHLNRLGYCHGAKDLELDLQNLKAVELENVVQQQQDPHQFPSLGGSICSSHGSSSSRSDNESILLVDCEIRWEDLHVRKEIGQGSYAVVYHGIWNGSDVAIKVYFGNDYSEGTLLEYRKEIDIMRRLRHPNVLLFMGAVYSQEKGKLAIVTEFLPRGSLFKTLHKNNQSLDIRRRLRMALDVARGMNYLHHRNPPIVHRDLKSSNLLVDKNWTVKVGDFGLSRLKNATFLTTKSGRGTPQWMAPEVLRNDPSNEKSDVFSFGVILWELMTESIPWNHLNPIQVVGVVGFMDRRLDLPDSLDPGVSAIIRDCWQSNPGNRPSFEDLIPRMTDLIQTVGAAIRRI; via the exons ATGACATTTTGTGCAAATCCGGCCAACATCGCTGCCGCCATGGAGGCCGAGGAGACGCAGGGCGGCGTGTATCGTGTTTTGGCGGATCGGTTTCAGAGTTTGGAGGCGAGTCACGCGAGTCTGAGAGAGCAGTTTAATACGCTGCTCAAGGAACAGGGCGAGAGGGGGCTGACCGAAGATGGGTCGTCAAACTCCGGCGAGGTGGCGCCGTTTTCCAGCTGGAGTTACGTCCCGGGAGTGTTCTCGCCGGGGAGTCTCCACCGGAACGTGTTGGAGTGCATGGGTCACGCCGTTCATGTCTGCAGAGTTGCGTCTGAAGAGATCATTTACTG GAATCGATCAGCTGAAAAACTCTATGGATATAAGGATTATGAAGTACTTGGACGAAGGGTTACAGACCTGCTTGTCCATGAAGAGCATTATGCCTCTGCAAAGAAAGTCACTGAAAGGTTGAGACATGGTCAATCATGGTCAGGTCAGTTCCCTTTCAAGAAGAGGTCCGGTGAGATATTTATGGCGATGGTGACAAAGAACCCTCTGTATGAGGAAGGTGAGCTTGTTGGTGTTATCACTGTTTCAAGTGATGCAGCTGTTTTTAATAAGATAAACTCAGGAAAACGAAGAACATTTCAAGATCATGTTAATGGCCGACCTAGAGTACGTGGATTAGACTTGAAAAGAATTCAGTGGCACCCACAGCCACCAATTCCCTCGTCTGTTTCCAATCTGGTGCTTATGTGTTACCCATTTATATTTGggtctcatttttcttcttcttcttcttcttcaatttcctcttTGTTGTGGTTTGTGAATGAGTGTGGTACACTTCAGGCCTCCAAAGTTTTGTCACGGGGACGTGCAGACAATACATCTGATGCATCCACATTTTCTAAGGACCAAGAGGTGACAATAGTGGATgacaaaaacacaaaactagAGAAGCCACCCAAAATGACA ACAGGGAAGCTTGGTTTCAATCTGCACATGGGGAAGGGCGCAAGTGATGGAGGGAGCTCTCAGAAGGATGAATCTGGATTTGAATTTGCTCAGCCCTCTAAACAT GCGGCAAGGCTATTATCAAAATTGAACCTTGGGGGGGCTGGTAACCATGGCAAAGAGAAAGATGAGAGCCTGGGACAATATGGTTTGACTGATACTCCAATAAGCAATAAAGTAACAGTCCAGCCAAGTTCTTCTAGAGATGTAAAGGCAACAACTTCATACCATTACTCCACCAACGCAAAATCTGAGACAGGGAAGGCGCCATGTGCTGCTCGAAGGAAAATTCCAATTGTAAATGGCTGCCAAGTGCCCTTAGGTTTTGAAGAAGTTTCTTCTATTGAAGCCTTTTCAAGAAAGTGCAGTGATGGTTCTGAGGCTCTCAAAGCAGCGGATCACTTAAATAGATTAGGGTATTGTCACGGTGCAAAAGACTTGGAGCTGGATTTACAGAATCTAAAAGCTGTGGAGCTTGAAAATGTGGTACAGCAACAGCAAGATCCTCATCAGTTTCCAAGCTTAGGAGGAAGCATATGTAGCAGCCATGGAAGTTCATCAAGCAGAAGTGATAATGAGTCAATTCTGCTGGTAGATTGTGAAATTCGCTGGGAAGACTTGCATGTGCGGAAGGAGATTGGGCAAG GTTCATATGCTGTTGTATACCATGGAATTTGGAATGGATCG GATGTTGCCATAAAGGTTTATTTTGGGAATGATTACAGCGAGGGAACTTTACTTGAATACAGAAAAGAG ATTGACATAATGAGAAGACTGAGGCATCCGAATGTTTTATTGTTCATGGGAGCCGTTTATTCACAGGAAAAGGGAAAGCTTGCCATTGTTACAGAGTTCTTACCCAG GGGAAGCCTTTTCAAAACACTTCACAAGAACAATCAATCATTGGACATCAGACGGCGTCTGAGGATGGCTCTCGATGTT GCGAGGGGCATGAATTATTTGCATCACAGGAACCCACCAATAGTACATAGAGACTTGAAGTCTTCAAACCTTCTTGTCGACAAAAACTGGACCGTTAAG GTTGGAGACTTTGGCTTGTCGAGGTTGAAGAATGCCACTTTCTTAACAACAAAATCTGGAAGAGGAACC CCTCAGTGGATGGCACCTGAAGTGTTGAGAAATGACCCTTCAAACGAGAA ATCTGATGTCTTCAGTTTCGGCGTCATCCTGTGGGAACTAATGACCGAATCTATTCCATGGAACCACCTGAATCCCATACAG GTTGTTGGAGTTGTCGGCTTCATGGACCGGAGGTTAGACCTGCCGGACAGCCTGGATCCCGGAGTTTCAGCCATCATCCGAGACTGTTGGCAAAG CAACCCTGGAAATCGTCCGTCCTTTGAGGACTTAATCCCGAGAATGACAGACTTAATCCAGACAGTTGGAGCTGCCATTAGGAGGATCTGA
- the LOC127813654 gene encoding uncharacterized protein LOC127813654 isoform X2, with product MTFCANPANIAAAMEAEETQGGVYRVLADRFQSLEASHASLREQFNTLLKEQGERGLTEDGSSNSGEVAPFSSWSYVPGVFSPGSLHRNVLECMGHAVHVCRVASEEIIYWNRSAEKLYGYKDYEVLGRRVTDLLVHEEHYASAKKVTERLRHGQSWSGQFPFKKRSGEIFMAMVTKNPLYEEGELVGVITVSSDAAVFNKINSGKRRTFQDHVNGRPRVRGLDLKRIQWHPQPPIPSSVSNLASKVLSRGRADNTSDASTFSKDQEVTIVDDKNTKLEKPPKMTTGKLGFNLHMGKGASDGGSSQKDESGFEFAQPSKHAARLLSKLNLGGAGNHGKEKDESLGQYGLTDTPISNKVTVQPSSSRDVKATTSYHYSTNAKSETGKAPCAARRKIPIVNGCQVPLGFEEVSSIEAFSRKCSDGSEALKAADHLNRLGYCHGAKDLELDLQNLKAVELENVVQQQQDPHQFPSLGGSICSSHGSSSSRSDNESILLVDCEIRWEDLHVRKEIGQGSYAVVYHGIWNGSDVAIKVYFGNDYSEGTLLEYRKEIDIMRRLRHPNVLLFMGAVYSQEKGKLAIVTEFLPRGSLFKTLHKNNQSLDIRRRLRMALDVARGMNYLHHRNPPIVHRDLKSSNLLVDKNWTVKVGDFGLSRLKNATFLTTKSGRGTPQWMAPEVLRNDPSNEKSDVFSFGVILWELMTESIPWNHLNPIQVVGVVGFMDRRLDLPDSLDPGVSAIIRDCWQSNPGNRPSFEDLIPRMTDLIQTVGAAIRRI from the exons ATGACATTTTGTGCAAATCCGGCCAACATCGCTGCCGCCATGGAGGCCGAGGAGACGCAGGGCGGCGTGTATCGTGTTTTGGCGGATCGGTTTCAGAGTTTGGAGGCGAGTCACGCGAGTCTGAGAGAGCAGTTTAATACGCTGCTCAAGGAACAGGGCGAGAGGGGGCTGACCGAAGATGGGTCGTCAAACTCCGGCGAGGTGGCGCCGTTTTCCAGCTGGAGTTACGTCCCGGGAGTGTTCTCGCCGGGGAGTCTCCACCGGAACGTGTTGGAGTGCATGGGTCACGCCGTTCATGTCTGCAGAGTTGCGTCTGAAGAGATCATTTACTG GAATCGATCAGCTGAAAAACTCTATGGATATAAGGATTATGAAGTACTTGGACGAAGGGTTACAGACCTGCTTGTCCATGAAGAGCATTATGCCTCTGCAAAGAAAGTCACTGAAAGGTTGAGACATGGTCAATCATGGTCAGGTCAGTTCCCTTTCAAGAAGAGGTCCGGTGAGATATTTATGGCGATGGTGACAAAGAACCCTCTGTATGAGGAAGGTGAGCTTGTTGGTGTTATCACTGTTTCAAGTGATGCAGCTGTTTTTAATAAGATAAACTCAGGAAAACGAAGAACATTTCAAGATCATGTTAATGGCCGACCTAGAGTACGTGGATTAGACTTGAAAAGAATTCAGTGGCACCCACAGCCACCAATTCCCTCGTCTGTTTCCAATCTG GCCTCCAAAGTTTTGTCACGGGGACGTGCAGACAATACATCTGATGCATCCACATTTTCTAAGGACCAAGAGGTGACAATAGTGGATgacaaaaacacaaaactagAGAAGCCACCCAAAATGACA ACAGGGAAGCTTGGTTTCAATCTGCACATGGGGAAGGGCGCAAGTGATGGAGGGAGCTCTCAGAAGGATGAATCTGGATTTGAATTTGCTCAGCCCTCTAAACAT GCGGCAAGGCTATTATCAAAATTGAACCTTGGGGGGGCTGGTAACCATGGCAAAGAGAAAGATGAGAGCCTGGGACAATATGGTTTGACTGATACTCCAATAAGCAATAAAGTAACAGTCCAGCCAAGTTCTTCTAGAGATGTAAAGGCAACAACTTCATACCATTACTCCACCAACGCAAAATCTGAGACAGGGAAGGCGCCATGTGCTGCTCGAAGGAAAATTCCAATTGTAAATGGCTGCCAAGTGCCCTTAGGTTTTGAAGAAGTTTCTTCTATTGAAGCCTTTTCAAGAAAGTGCAGTGATGGTTCTGAGGCTCTCAAAGCAGCGGATCACTTAAATAGATTAGGGTATTGTCACGGTGCAAAAGACTTGGAGCTGGATTTACAGAATCTAAAAGCTGTGGAGCTTGAAAATGTGGTACAGCAACAGCAAGATCCTCATCAGTTTCCAAGCTTAGGAGGAAGCATATGTAGCAGCCATGGAAGTTCATCAAGCAGAAGTGATAATGAGTCAATTCTGCTGGTAGATTGTGAAATTCGCTGGGAAGACTTGCATGTGCGGAAGGAGATTGGGCAAG GTTCATATGCTGTTGTATACCATGGAATTTGGAATGGATCG GATGTTGCCATAAAGGTTTATTTTGGGAATGATTACAGCGAGGGAACTTTACTTGAATACAGAAAAGAG ATTGACATAATGAGAAGACTGAGGCATCCGAATGTTTTATTGTTCATGGGAGCCGTTTATTCACAGGAAAAGGGAAAGCTTGCCATTGTTACAGAGTTCTTACCCAG GGGAAGCCTTTTCAAAACACTTCACAAGAACAATCAATCATTGGACATCAGACGGCGTCTGAGGATGGCTCTCGATGTT GCGAGGGGCATGAATTATTTGCATCACAGGAACCCACCAATAGTACATAGAGACTTGAAGTCTTCAAACCTTCTTGTCGACAAAAACTGGACCGTTAAG GTTGGAGACTTTGGCTTGTCGAGGTTGAAGAATGCCACTTTCTTAACAACAAAATCTGGAAGAGGAACC CCTCAGTGGATGGCACCTGAAGTGTTGAGAAATGACCCTTCAAACGAGAA ATCTGATGTCTTCAGTTTCGGCGTCATCCTGTGGGAACTAATGACCGAATCTATTCCATGGAACCACCTGAATCCCATACAG GTTGTTGGAGTTGTCGGCTTCATGGACCGGAGGTTAGACCTGCCGGACAGCCTGGATCCCGGAGTTTCAGCCATCATCCGAGACTGTTGGCAAAG CAACCCTGGAAATCGTCCGTCCTTTGAGGACTTAATCCCGAGAATGACAGACTTAATCCAGACAGTTGGAGCTGCCATTAGGAGGATCTGA
- the LOC127813654 gene encoding uncharacterized protein LOC127813654 isoform X4, producing MNRSAEKLYGYKDYEVLGRRVTDLLVHEEHYASAKKVTERLRHGQSWSGQFPFKKRSGEIFMAMVTKNPLYEEGELVGVITVSSDAAVFNKINSGKRRTFQDHVNGRPRVRGLDLKRIQWHPQPPIPSSVSNLVLMCYPFIFGSHFSSSSSSSISSLLWFVNECGTLQASKVLSRGRADNTSDASTFSKDQEVTIVDDKNTKLEKPPKMTTGKLGFNLHMGKGASDGGSSQKDESGFEFAQPSKHAARLLSKLNLGGAGNHGKEKDESLGQYGLTDTPISNKVTVQPSSSRDVKATTSYHYSTNAKSETGKAPCAARRKIPIVNGCQVPLGFEEVSSIEAFSRKCSDGSEALKAADHLNRLGYCHGAKDLELDLQNLKAVELENVVQQQQDPHQFPSLGGSICSSHGSSSSRSDNESILLVDCEIRWEDLHVRKEIGQGSYAVVYHGIWNGSDVAIKVYFGNDYSEGTLLEYRKEIDIMRRLRHPNVLLFMGAVYSQEKGKLAIVTEFLPRGSLFKTLHKNNQSLDIRRRLRMALDVARGMNYLHHRNPPIVHRDLKSSNLLVDKNWTVKVGDFGLSRLKNATFLTTKSGRGTPQWMAPEVLRNDPSNEKSDVFSFGVILWELMTESIPWNHLNPIQVVGVVGFMDRRLDLPDSLDPGVSAIIRDCWQSNPGNRPSFEDLIPRMTDLIQTVGAAIRRI from the exons AT GAATCGATCAGCTGAAAAACTCTATGGATATAAGGATTATGAAGTACTTGGACGAAGGGTTACAGACCTGCTTGTCCATGAAGAGCATTATGCCTCTGCAAAGAAAGTCACTGAAAGGTTGAGACATGGTCAATCATGGTCAGGTCAGTTCCCTTTCAAGAAGAGGTCCGGTGAGATATTTATGGCGATGGTGACAAAGAACCCTCTGTATGAGGAAGGTGAGCTTGTTGGTGTTATCACTGTTTCAAGTGATGCAGCTGTTTTTAATAAGATAAACTCAGGAAAACGAAGAACATTTCAAGATCATGTTAATGGCCGACCTAGAGTACGTGGATTAGACTTGAAAAGAATTCAGTGGCACCCACAGCCACCAATTCCCTCGTCTGTTTCCAATCTGGTGCTTATGTGTTACCCATTTATATTTGggtctcatttttcttcttcttcttcttcttcaatttcctcttTGTTGTGGTTTGTGAATGAGTGTGGTACACTTCAGGCCTCCAAAGTTTTGTCACGGGGACGTGCAGACAATACATCTGATGCATCCACATTTTCTAAGGACCAAGAGGTGACAATAGTGGATgacaaaaacacaaaactagAGAAGCCACCCAAAATGACA ACAGGGAAGCTTGGTTTCAATCTGCACATGGGGAAGGGCGCAAGTGATGGAGGGAGCTCTCAGAAGGATGAATCTGGATTTGAATTTGCTCAGCCCTCTAAACAT GCGGCAAGGCTATTATCAAAATTGAACCTTGGGGGGGCTGGTAACCATGGCAAAGAGAAAGATGAGAGCCTGGGACAATATGGTTTGACTGATACTCCAATAAGCAATAAAGTAACAGTCCAGCCAAGTTCTTCTAGAGATGTAAAGGCAACAACTTCATACCATTACTCCACCAACGCAAAATCTGAGACAGGGAAGGCGCCATGTGCTGCTCGAAGGAAAATTCCAATTGTAAATGGCTGCCAAGTGCCCTTAGGTTTTGAAGAAGTTTCTTCTATTGAAGCCTTTTCAAGAAAGTGCAGTGATGGTTCTGAGGCTCTCAAAGCAGCGGATCACTTAAATAGATTAGGGTATTGTCACGGTGCAAAAGACTTGGAGCTGGATTTACAGAATCTAAAAGCTGTGGAGCTTGAAAATGTGGTACAGCAACAGCAAGATCCTCATCAGTTTCCAAGCTTAGGAGGAAGCATATGTAGCAGCCATGGAAGTTCATCAAGCAGAAGTGATAATGAGTCAATTCTGCTGGTAGATTGTGAAATTCGCTGGGAAGACTTGCATGTGCGGAAGGAGATTGGGCAAG GTTCATATGCTGTTGTATACCATGGAATTTGGAATGGATCG GATGTTGCCATAAAGGTTTATTTTGGGAATGATTACAGCGAGGGAACTTTACTTGAATACAGAAAAGAG ATTGACATAATGAGAAGACTGAGGCATCCGAATGTTTTATTGTTCATGGGAGCCGTTTATTCACAGGAAAAGGGAAAGCTTGCCATTGTTACAGAGTTCTTACCCAG GGGAAGCCTTTTCAAAACACTTCACAAGAACAATCAATCATTGGACATCAGACGGCGTCTGAGGATGGCTCTCGATGTT GCGAGGGGCATGAATTATTTGCATCACAGGAACCCACCAATAGTACATAGAGACTTGAAGTCTTCAAACCTTCTTGTCGACAAAAACTGGACCGTTAAG GTTGGAGACTTTGGCTTGTCGAGGTTGAAGAATGCCACTTTCTTAACAACAAAATCTGGAAGAGGAACC CCTCAGTGGATGGCACCTGAAGTGTTGAGAAATGACCCTTCAAACGAGAA ATCTGATGTCTTCAGTTTCGGCGTCATCCTGTGGGAACTAATGACCGAATCTATTCCATGGAACCACCTGAATCCCATACAG GTTGTTGGAGTTGTCGGCTTCATGGACCGGAGGTTAGACCTGCCGGACAGCCTGGATCCCGGAGTTTCAGCCATCATCCGAGACTGTTGGCAAAG CAACCCTGGAAATCGTCCGTCCTTTGAGGACTTAATCCCGAGAATGACAGACTTAATCCAGACAGTTGGAGCTGCCATTAGGAGGATCTGA
- the LOC127813654 gene encoding uncharacterized protein LOC127813654 isoform X5, which yields MAMVTKNPLYEEGELVGVITVSSDAAVFNKINSGKRRTFQDHVNGRPRVRGLDLKRIQWHPQPPIPSSVSNLVLMCYPFIFGSHFSSSSSSSISSLLWFVNECGTLQASKVLSRGRADNTSDASTFSKDQEVTIVDDKNTKLEKPPKMTTGKLGFNLHMGKGASDGGSSQKDESGFEFAQPSKHAARLLSKLNLGGAGNHGKEKDESLGQYGLTDTPISNKVTVQPSSSRDVKATTSYHYSTNAKSETGKAPCAARRKIPIVNGCQVPLGFEEVSSIEAFSRKCSDGSEALKAADHLNRLGYCHGAKDLELDLQNLKAVELENVVQQQQDPHQFPSLGGSICSSHGSSSSRSDNESILLVDCEIRWEDLHVRKEIGQGSYAVVYHGIWNGSDVAIKVYFGNDYSEGTLLEYRKEIDIMRRLRHPNVLLFMGAVYSQEKGKLAIVTEFLPRGSLFKTLHKNNQSLDIRRRLRMALDVARGMNYLHHRNPPIVHRDLKSSNLLVDKNWTVKVGDFGLSRLKNATFLTTKSGRGTPQWMAPEVLRNDPSNEKSDVFSFGVILWELMTESIPWNHLNPIQVVGVVGFMDRRLDLPDSLDPGVSAIIRDCWQSNPGNRPSFEDLIPRMTDLIQTVGAAIRRI from the exons ATGGCGATGGTGACAAAGAACCCTCTGTATGAGGAAGGTGAGCTTGTTGGTGTTATCACTGTTTCAAGTGATGCAGCTGTTTTTAATAAGATAAACTCAGGAAAACGAAGAACATTTCAAGATCATGTTAATGGCCGACCTAGAGTACGTGGATTAGACTTGAAAAGAATTCAGTGGCACCCACAGCCACCAATTCCCTCGTCTGTTTCCAATCTGGTGCTTATGTGTTACCCATTTATATTTGggtctcatttttcttcttcttcttcttcttcaatttcctcttTGTTGTGGTTTGTGAATGAGTGTGGTACACTTCAGGCCTCCAAAGTTTTGTCACGGGGACGTGCAGACAATACATCTGATGCATCCACATTTTCTAAGGACCAAGAGGTGACAATAGTGGATgacaaaaacacaaaactagAGAAGCCACCCAAAATGACA ACAGGGAAGCTTGGTTTCAATCTGCACATGGGGAAGGGCGCAAGTGATGGAGGGAGCTCTCAGAAGGATGAATCTGGATTTGAATTTGCTCAGCCCTCTAAACAT GCGGCAAGGCTATTATCAAAATTGAACCTTGGGGGGGCTGGTAACCATGGCAAAGAGAAAGATGAGAGCCTGGGACAATATGGTTTGACTGATACTCCAATAAGCAATAAAGTAACAGTCCAGCCAAGTTCTTCTAGAGATGTAAAGGCAACAACTTCATACCATTACTCCACCAACGCAAAATCTGAGACAGGGAAGGCGCCATGTGCTGCTCGAAGGAAAATTCCAATTGTAAATGGCTGCCAAGTGCCCTTAGGTTTTGAAGAAGTTTCTTCTATTGAAGCCTTTTCAAGAAAGTGCAGTGATGGTTCTGAGGCTCTCAAAGCAGCGGATCACTTAAATAGATTAGGGTATTGTCACGGTGCAAAAGACTTGGAGCTGGATTTACAGAATCTAAAAGCTGTGGAGCTTGAAAATGTGGTACAGCAACAGCAAGATCCTCATCAGTTTCCAAGCTTAGGAGGAAGCATATGTAGCAGCCATGGAAGTTCATCAAGCAGAAGTGATAATGAGTCAATTCTGCTGGTAGATTGTGAAATTCGCTGGGAAGACTTGCATGTGCGGAAGGAGATTGGGCAAG GTTCATATGCTGTTGTATACCATGGAATTTGGAATGGATCG GATGTTGCCATAAAGGTTTATTTTGGGAATGATTACAGCGAGGGAACTTTACTTGAATACAGAAAAGAG ATTGACATAATGAGAAGACTGAGGCATCCGAATGTTTTATTGTTCATGGGAGCCGTTTATTCACAGGAAAAGGGAAAGCTTGCCATTGTTACAGAGTTCTTACCCAG GGGAAGCCTTTTCAAAACACTTCACAAGAACAATCAATCATTGGACATCAGACGGCGTCTGAGGATGGCTCTCGATGTT GCGAGGGGCATGAATTATTTGCATCACAGGAACCCACCAATAGTACATAGAGACTTGAAGTCTTCAAACCTTCTTGTCGACAAAAACTGGACCGTTAAG GTTGGAGACTTTGGCTTGTCGAGGTTGAAGAATGCCACTTTCTTAACAACAAAATCTGGAAGAGGAACC CCTCAGTGGATGGCACCTGAAGTGTTGAGAAATGACCCTTCAAACGAGAA ATCTGATGTCTTCAGTTTCGGCGTCATCCTGTGGGAACTAATGACCGAATCTATTCCATGGAACCACCTGAATCCCATACAG GTTGTTGGAGTTGTCGGCTTCATGGACCGGAGGTTAGACCTGCCGGACAGCCTGGATCCCGGAGTTTCAGCCATCATCCGAGACTGTTGGCAAAG CAACCCTGGAAATCGTCCGTCCTTTGAGGACTTAATCCCGAGAATGACAGACTTAATCCAGACAGTTGGAGCTGCCATTAGGAGGATCTGA